A segment of the Flavobacterium azooxidireducens genome:
TTTAAATGATTGAATTTCAATCTTCATTTTATCTTTGAATGATTTACTTTCAGCTGCAATTACTGGTACGGGAATAATATCACTATAGTTTATCGGAAATCTCAAATAACTTCCATCAAAACCAAAAATAGAATAATCTACTATTCTATTTTTTTTATTAATAACATAATCGTTCAAATTTTCAAGTTTTACATTAATTTCATCAAAAAAAGGCTCGATTACTGTCCAATTATAATTTTTATTTCCTGGTGTTACATTATAAATTCCCATCGCACTCAACACATACCAAGCACTCATTTGTCCACAATCTTCATTACCAATTAAGCCGTCTGGGTCGTTTTTATAGAAATTATCTAAAATGAAATGTACTTTTTCTTTTGTTTTTTCAGGTTTATTCACATAATCGTACAAATACGCTACGTGATGACTTGGTTCGTTTCCGTGAGCATATTGACCGATTAAACCGGTGATATCGACTTGATGACGACCGGACGTTTCGCTGACAGAATTAAATAGTTCGTCTAATTTGGCTTCAAATTTTGCTGCTCCACCCATCGCTTCTATCATCCCATCAATATCTTGCGGAACAAAAAACGTATATTGCCAACCATTGGCTTCGGTGTAATTGTTGTTCACTTCTTTGGGGTCAAAAGGTTTATCCCATCCGCCATTTTTCTTGGGTTGAATGAATCCTGTTTCCCAATTGAAAAGGTTTTTCCAATTTTGAGAACGAAGCATAAAATATTGGTAATCTTCCTTTTTATCAAGTAATTGAGCCATTTGAGCGATACACCAATCGTCATACGCATATTCTAACGTTTTGGAAACACTTTCATGTTCATCATCAATTGAAATAAAACCTTGTTTTTTGTAAGCATCCAACCCTAAATGATCAAGCATAGCGGAATGTTTGGCTGCTTCATACGCTTTTTCATAATCAAAACCTTTGATGCCTTTGACCATCGCATCAGCAATCACAGAAACGGAATGATAGCCAATCATACAATCGGTTTCGTTGGAAGCTAATTCCCAAACGGGTAAGCGACCGCCTTGTTCAAATTGTTTGATAAAGGTGTTGATGTAATCGGAAGTGCGTTTTTTATCAATCAACGTATAAAGCGGATGAGCGGCTCGAAACGTATCCCAAAGGGAAAAAACGGTGTAATAATCAAATCCTTCGGCTTGATGAATTTTGTTGTCGCGACCTCGGTATTTTCCATCTAAATCTTGAGCGATGTTGGGCTGCATCATCGTGTGATACAAAGCCGTGTAGAAAATAGTGAGTTTATTTTTATCATTAGAAGTGACTTCAATTTTGGAAAGTTCTTTGTTCCATAATTCTTCTGCCGCTTTTTTTACTTTTTCAAAATTCCAATGTGGGATTTCGGTGCTGTTGAGTTGTGCTCCTTCGTATCCTGTGGGTGAAAGAGCTACTTTTACGAGTAGTTTTTCTCCTTTTTTGACTTTTTTGGAGAAACTAAGTGCAAGTTCTGTTCCGTGATATTCTCCTTTTATATCTTTAAAAGTCGTTTTTTCTTTATTGATTTTTAAAGGAACATTGAACTCAATTCTGGTGTAAACATATTGATTTTGGGCCCAAGCTTCACTTCTTCGCAATACTTCGATGGTTTTATCATCAATTACTCGGATTCTACCTTCCAACAATTTATCACGGTGATTTAAGTCTAAAATTATGTTGGCTTGACCGCTTTCATTAAAAGTATATTCATGAAAACCAACTCTTGTAGATGTTGTTAATCGAACATCGATGTTATGTTTATCTAATTTAACGGAATAAAATCCGGCGGATGCTTTTTCGTTGGTATGAGAAAAAGTAGAAGAATAGATTTTGTTGTCAAACGAAGGTTCGCCCATGGTTGGCATTAGCAAAATATCACCATAATCTGAAACACCGGTTCCATTGAGATGGGTGTGCGAGAAACCATAAATTCGATTATCGGAATAATGATAGCCGGAACAGCCTTCCCAACTGCCGTCGATACGGGTGTCTGGAGAAAGTTGCACCATTCCGTATGGCACAGTTGCTCCTGGAAATGTGTGTCCTGTTCCGCCAGTTCCTATGAAGGGGTTGACGTATTGTTGGTAGTTTTGACTGAAGTTGATTCCGCTAATAAAAAGAAATAATGAGAGAATGAAAATTCGCATTGTTTGTTGTTTTAACATTACACCTGACCGGTTTTTAAAACCTGTCAGGTGTAAGATGATTGAAATCTTTGTTTGTCCTTCAAATATACTAAAATTTCTTATTGAGCAGGATTTGCGTTAGGGATTGCAGTGAAAAGCCCGGAGCCAAAAAATGCAAATTTTCTTAGGCACAAAAAGCGACCAAAGGAAGCTCTTTTGTGGCTTTAGAAAATTGCATTTTTGGCGAGGACTTGTAACGGAAAGCCCGTAAACGCCCACAAAAAAAGCACTCAACAAATGCTGAATGCCTTTTAAGAAAACAAATATGAAGTTGAAAAAAATTAGTGGGTTGAAATGGTATATTTGACGGTTTCTGTACTTATTTTCCAATCGTCTGAACGAAATGGAACGGCAGGAAAACCTTCTATATTGAACAAATTGCAATGTGATGCATCGCCAATCCAACCGAAACGAACGGCAACAGGGTTTGGCACTTTATCGCTACTTACGATTATTTTATTGTTTTTGATATAGGCTTTGGCGGTGTGAAAATGCTGATCTTGTCCGGCGATTTCAAACCCATTTACGAATCCGTAATCATTGGTGGTTGTCAATCCTTTTCCTGTGTTTTGAAAAGTAATGATTAATTGGTTTTCATTTTTTTGAAAAGACTGAAACGTTGGACCGTTATGTATTTTGTTTTTTTGGTGTAAATGGTGTAAGGCAATGTTTGAAAGTCGCTTACCAACTGTTTGTTTATTTTTAGGATGTATGTCGGTTGGATCACCAATGTCGGTCGTTACAACCATTCCGGTGTTTTTTAGGGCTAATGTTTGAGTTTGAGCTTCTCGTAATTCTGCCCAATCACAGCCTTGGTTGCTGTTTCCCGCAGTTGTAAAGGTTGCCAATTGAACAAAATAGAACGGGAAATCTGTTTGCCATTTTTGTCGCCAATCGTGGATTAATAACGGAAAAGCTTTTCGATATTGATAGGCTCTGGCAGCATTGCTCTCGCCTTGATACCAAAGTACTCCTTTGAATGCAAACGGAATGAGCGGATGAATCATTGCATTGTAGCAAAGCGAAGGAAAATCATTTTCGTTGATGCTGTTTTTAATTGATTCTACTTGAAATTTCCATTTTCCTGCGAGGGGAATTTCTTTGTTTTGGACGGTCAATTTCAATTCGTTTTCGTCGCCATGAATTCCGCCACCGCCGCCATTATCTTCTATGCGAATAGCGATTGTATTTTGTCCGGTTTTGAGGATTTCTGCCGGTATTTGATAGGTTCTTTTTTTATCCCAGCCGTTTGTTTGACCAATTTTAATTCCGTTCACGTAGGTAATATCGTTATCATCAATTGCCGGAATTTCTAAGACAATTGCGTTGGTTGTATTTTCTAAAATAAACTGCTTTCGCAACCAGACAACACCGTCAAAATTTCCTAATTGTTGTGTTTCCCAAATGCCGGGTTGTTGCATTTCGGGCCAAGTTGAATCGTTTACATCAACTAAGTTGAATGATGCTGCTTTTTTTGAATCTAGTTTGGCATTTTGTATACTTTCGATTTGTTTTTCTGCTGATTCTATTTTTAGTTTTAAAAGTGAATCTAAGTTAATTTTTGGCATGGTTTGAATCATTTCTCGAAACTCGGCTTCCGATTCAAAACCTTGTTTGCTAATCCATGTTTCAATATTTGTTCCGCCCCAAGAAGCATTAATTAGACCAATTGGAATGGCCACTTCTTGAGTCAATTCTTTAGCAAAAAAATAGCCAACAGCGGTAAAATTTTCAACGGTTTGTGGTGAACAAACTTCCCATGGCGTAGTTTTAAAATCGCTATTGGGCTGACTATTAACTTCTTTAGGCATTTTAATGTGTCGAATGGTTGAAAAATTGGCTGATGCAATTTCTTCGGTTGCATTTTCAGCTTGTCCGACTGTCCATTCCATGTTTGATTGTCCGGAGCAAATCCAAACTTCGCCGACTAAAATATTTTTAATTTGGATGGTGTTTTTGCCTTTGACAGTTAAAACAAATGGTCCGCCGGCATTTTCTTTGTCTAAATAAACAATCCATTTTCCGTTATGATCTGCCTTGGTGGATTTTGATTGGTTGTGAAATTGAACTGTAATATGTTCATTAACCGCTGCCCAACCCCAAATTGGTATTTTAACGTCACGTTGCAACACCATATTGTCTGCAAAAATTGAAGCTAGCTTAACTTCTGCATAAATTTCATTGCTAAAGAACAACACTACTAAAATGAAAATTTTCATCTTTTTAATTTATTAATTCAAACAGTTGATTTAAACGAATATCAGCAGAAGAAGTTCCGATCATGACTTCAAACTCGCCCGGTTCGGTTATCCAATCTAATTTTTGGTTGTAGAATGAGAGTTTTTCT
Coding sequences within it:
- a CDS encoding sialate O-acetylesterase, which translates into the protein MKIFILVVLFFSNEIYAEVKLASIFADNMVLQRDVKIPIWGWAAVNEHITVQFHNQSKSTKADHNGKWIVYLDKENAGGPFVLTVKGKNTIQIKNILVGEVWICSGQSNMEWTVGQAENATEEIASANFSTIRHIKMPKEVNSQPNSDFKTTPWEVCSPQTVENFTAVGYFFAKELTQEVAIPIGLINASWGGTNIETWISKQGFESEAEFREMIQTMPKINLDSLLKLKIESAEKQIESIQNAKLDSKKAASFNLVDVNDSTWPEMQQPGIWETQQLGNFDGVVWLRKQFILENTTNAIVLEIPAIDDNDITYVNGIKIGQTNGWDKKRTYQIPAEILKTGQNTIAIRIEDNGGGGGIHGDENELKLTVQNKEIPLAGKWKFQVESIKNSINENDFPSLCYNAMIHPLIPFAFKGVLWYQGESNAARAYQYRKAFPLLIHDWRQKWQTDFPFYFVQLATFTTAGNSNQGCDWAELREAQTQTLALKNTGMVVTTDIGDPTDIHPKNKQTVGKRLSNIALHHLHQKNKIHNGPTFQSFQKNENQLIITFQNTGKGLTTTNDYGFVNGFEIAGQDQHFHTAKAYIKNNKIIVSSDKVPNPVAVRFGWIGDASHCNLFNIEGFPAVPFRSDDWKISTETVKYTISTH
- a CDS encoding GH92 family glycosyl hydrolase; amino-acid sequence: MRIFILSLFLFISGINFSQNYQQYVNPFIGTGGTGHTFPGATVPYGMVQLSPDTRIDGSWEGCSGYHYSDNRIYGFSHTHLNGTGVSDYGDILLMPTMGEPSFDNKIYSSTFSHTNEKASAGFYSVKLDKHNIDVRLTTSTRVGFHEYTFNESGQANIILDLNHRDKLLEGRIRVIDDKTIEVLRRSEAWAQNQYVYTRIEFNVPLKINKEKTTFKDIKGEYHGTELALSFSKKVKKGEKLLVKVALSPTGYEGAQLNSTEIPHWNFEKVKKAAEELWNKELSKIEVTSNDKNKLTIFYTALYHTMMQPNIAQDLDGKYRGRDNKIHQAEGFDYYTVFSLWDTFRAAHPLYTLIDKKRTSDYINTFIKQFEQGGRLPVWELASNETDCMIGYHSVSVIADAMVKGIKGFDYEKAYEAAKHSAMLDHLGLDAYKKQGFISIDDEHESVSKTLEYAYDDWCIAQMAQLLDKKEDYQYFMLRSQNWKNLFNWETGFIQPKKNGGWDKPFDPKEVNNNYTEANGWQYTFFVPQDIDGMIEAMGGAAKFEAKLDELFNSVSETSGRHQVDITGLIGQYAHGNEPSHHVAYLYDYVNKPEKTKEKVHFILDNFYKNDPDGLIGNEDCGQMSAWYVLSAMGIYNVTPGNKNYNWTVIEPFFDEINVKLENLNDYVINKKNRIVDYSIFGFDGSYLRFPINYSDIIPVPVIAAESKSFKDKMKIEIQSFKPEDKVYYITNEQGVDYSTFKRTFIEYTKPFEIDKTTEVLTYVKKGENQSNTVSATFFKKPNNFTIDIKSKYNPQYHAGGPEGLIDGIFGTENWRKGDWQGYQTYDFEAVIDMQSTREISQITANFLQDTRSWILMPTKVEYYISDDNVNFTLFDTQNNTIDPKDYNSITKGFKSIKKYVKARYVKVKANNFGKLPEWHQGFPFDGEAFIFVDEITVE